Proteins encoded together in one Thermoplasmata archaeon window:
- a CDS encoding nuclear transport factor 2 family protein — MATPSADLQREVPSHSGTHPDLELGRTFVRSLASKDFATIEGLLHPNLTFRGLTPGKARYFWESHEPHSFVTDILQRWYEETDRIDSVLKLEVDRVADRNRVSYRFSMSNPDGKFVVEQHAYYSVVDGKIAWMSLVCSGMRPV; from the coding sequence ATGGCGACTCCTTCTGCGGACCTTCAACGGGAGGTCCCATCGCATTCCGGCACCCATCCGGATCTCGAGCTGGGGCGTACGTTCGTGCGATCGCTCGCCTCGAAGGACTTCGCCACGATCGAGGGTCTCCTGCATCCGAATCTCACGTTCCGGGGCCTGACGCCAGGTAAGGCACGCTATTTTTGGGAATCGCACGAACCGCACTCGTTCGTCACGGACATCCTCCAGCGGTGGTACGAGGAGACCGACCGGATCGACTCGGTGCTCAAGCTGGAGGTCGATCGAGTCGCTGACCGGAACCGCGTTTCCTATCGGTTCTCGATGTCCAATCCTGACGGGAAGTTCGTGGTCGAGCAGCACGCCTACTACTCGGTCGTGGATGGCAAGATCGCTTGGATGAGCCTGGTCTGCTCAGGCATGCGACCGGTCTGA
- a CDS encoding alpha-ketoacid dehydrogenase subunit beta: MDRKLSMYEAINEGLRQLLESDDRVVLLGEDIGRMGGAFWVTRGLQERFGADRVIDTPISEAGFLGMSVGMAIGGLRPIVELQLVDFGLVAMDPIVNHIAKLGYMSGGQIRLPIVIRAAIGGYYGDAAQHSQVLFSTFAHFPGLRVVVPSDPYDAKGLLLEAAQGDSPVLFLEHKMLYGVPFMAFGTQGSVPEERYTVPLGKAKVVREGKDGTVFAAGYSVHLALEAAEAVREEGVSLEVIDLRSLKPLDTEMILRSAGKTGKVLVVDEDYASYGLSGEIAARLAEDDATRASLKAYARVATPDIPIPFSEPLEQAILPNVERILDVVRSWT, translated from the coding sequence ATGGACCGCAAGCTCTCCATGTACGAGGCGATCAACGAGGGTTTGCGGCAGCTCCTGGAATCGGACGACCGCGTCGTGCTCCTGGGCGAGGACATCGGCCGGATGGGCGGCGCGTTCTGGGTTACGCGCGGCCTGCAAGAGCGCTTCGGGGCGGACCGCGTGATCGACACGCCGATCAGCGAGGCGGGGTTCCTCGGAATGAGCGTGGGCATGGCGATCGGCGGCCTGCGGCCAATCGTGGAACTGCAGCTCGTGGACTTCGGCCTCGTCGCGATGGATCCGATCGTCAATCACATCGCGAAGCTAGGGTACATGAGCGGCGGGCAGATCCGCCTCCCGATCGTCATTCGCGCCGCGATCGGCGGCTACTACGGGGACGCGGCCCAGCACAGCCAGGTCCTCTTCTCCACGTTCGCGCACTTCCCAGGCCTCCGGGTCGTCGTGCCCAGCGACCCCTACGACGCGAAGGGGCTCCTCCTCGAGGCCGCGCAAGGGGACTCGCCTGTCCTCTTCCTCGAGCACAAGATGCTCTACGGCGTGCCGTTCATGGCCTTCGGGACCCAGGGATCCGTGCCGGAGGAGCGGTACACGGTCCCGCTCGGGAAGGCCAAGGTCGTCCGGGAGGGGAAGGACGGGACCGTGTTCGCGGCGGGCTACAGCGTCCACCTCGCACTCGAAGCCGCGGAGGCGGTGCGCGAGGAAGGCGTGAGCCTGGAGGTCATCGACCTGCGCAGCCTGAAGCCCCTGGACACGGAGATGATCCTCCGATCCGCCGGGAAGACCGGGAAGGTCCTCGTCGTGGACGAGGACTACGCGAGCTACGGCCTCTCTGGGGAGATCGCGGCCCGACTCGCGGAGGACGACGCCACGCGGGCCTCCCTCAAGGCGTACGCGCGGGTCGCGACCCCAGACATCCCCATCCCGTTCTCGGAGCCCCTCGAGCAGGCGATCCTGCCCAACGTGGAACGCATCCTGGACGTCGTGCGGAGCTGGACATGA
- a CDS encoding thiamine pyrophosphate-dependent dehydrogenase E1 component subunit alpha, with translation MRASYAARKVSPNDEPVSGTTDIPDDLALSLYRTMVLSRTLEERLRAVYAELEFRGELHLSEGQEAVAAGVVAAAGPTFAFSHHRSHALAVAKGLDLKALVAEIYGKSTGVCRGKGGHMHLTDLSKGFAISSIVGASVPLGAGYAFAAKRRKNALLSVAFTGDGALHQGAALETLNLAALWHLPLLIVVENNAIAFSTPPETYSAVQPVALRARGFGIEAYVMDGTDATAVYTLALDLAKKVRSESRPILVEFDVPRLAGHMEIIDFEDYLSAKEKEARKRHDPLTVTRDVLVRHRLLDDRREREIREAAERDVDAAIAYARASPFPEPDAAYADVG, from the coding sequence ATGCGGGCCTCGTACGCCGCTCGGAAAGTCTCCCCCAACGACGAACCGGTCTCAGGCACGACGGACATCCCCGACGACCTCGCGCTCTCCCTGTACCGCACGATGGTCCTGTCGAGGACTCTGGAGGAACGCCTGCGGGCCGTGTACGCGGAGCTGGAGTTCCGCGGGGAGCTCCACCTCTCCGAGGGGCAGGAAGCCGTCGCCGCGGGCGTTGTCGCGGCCGCGGGCCCGACCTTCGCGTTCTCCCACCACCGCAGCCACGCCCTCGCCGTCGCGAAGGGGCTCGACCTCAAGGCCCTCGTCGCGGAGATCTACGGGAAGAGCACGGGCGTGTGCAGAGGCAAGGGAGGCCACATGCACCTCACGGACCTGTCCAAAGGGTTCGCGATCTCAAGCATCGTCGGGGCCTCCGTGCCCCTGGGGGCCGGCTACGCCTTCGCTGCGAAACGGCGCAAGAATGCACTCCTGAGCGTGGCCTTCACGGGTGACGGGGCGTTACATCAGGGCGCCGCCCTGGAGACGCTGAACCTGGCGGCCCTCTGGCATTTGCCGCTCCTCATCGTCGTCGAGAACAACGCGATCGCCTTCAGCACGCCGCCGGAGACGTACTCCGCCGTGCAGCCCGTGGCCCTTCGCGCGCGAGGCTTCGGCATCGAAGCCTACGTCATGGATGGGACGGACGCGACCGCGGTGTACACGCTCGCCCTCGATCTGGCGAAGAAGGTCCGGTCGGAGTCGCGGCCCATCCTCGTCGAGTTCGACGTGCCTCGCCTCGCGGGCCACATGGAGATCATCGACTTCGAGGACTACCTCAGCGCGAAGGAGAAGGAGGCCCGGAAGCGGCACGATCCTCTCACTGTCACCCGGGACGTCCTCGTGCGCCACCGGCTCCTGGACGACAGACGGGAGCGAGAGATCCGCGAGGCAGCAGAACGGGACGTGGACGCGGCGATTGCCTACGCGCGGGCATCGCCCTTCCCCGAGCCGGACGCCGCTTACGCGGACGTGGGGTGA
- a CDS encoding MFS transporter, whose translation MTADERPPAYRWVVLAAYMLTGIVSQLLWISFAPVDSVAAGVYGVSRDTIGLLSLVYLLVYVLVSIPVGYVIDASGFRRAILIGSALLALSGVARALATGFALVLAFQALGAFGQPFILNSISKLVRGWFPEKEAALATGVGTLSILLGLAFGLGLTPTLVDAVGFSGTLLLYGGISVAAFLLFYALGRESTKPAAAEERVTASRILEVLKDRNILLLSVLFFLGLGLFNAVATWIEPMVEARGLDLSLAGPMAGLMILGGIVGAVVIPGLADRYHTLRRPLLASLAVSAVLWSLLGILSGLVPIAATFLVLGFFFVAALPLGLELSARSLGGKAVGTANAVVWEFSQAGGIVFIVGFQALASLFGWGSLFFLSSGLVVVGLAVSALLRAR comes from the coding sequence ATGACCGCGGACGAGCGGCCGCCCGCCTACCGCTGGGTCGTCTTGGCCGCCTACATGCTCACGGGCATCGTCTCCCAGCTCCTCTGGATCAGCTTCGCCCCTGTCGACTCCGTCGCCGCGGGCGTCTACGGCGTGTCGCGCGACACGATCGGCTTGCTCTCCCTGGTCTACCTCCTCGTCTACGTGCTCGTGTCCATCCCAGTCGGCTACGTGATCGACGCGTCCGGCTTCCGCCGGGCGATCCTCATCGGATCGGCCCTCCTCGCCCTCTCCGGCGTCGCCCGGGCGCTGGCCACAGGCTTCGCCCTCGTCCTTGCGTTCCAAGCGCTCGGAGCGTTCGGCCAGCCGTTCATCCTCAACAGCATCTCGAAGCTCGTCCGGGGCTGGTTCCCCGAGAAGGAGGCCGCTCTTGCGACAGGAGTGGGCACGCTCTCCATCCTCCTCGGCCTCGCCTTCGGCCTCGGCCTCACCCCGACTCTCGTTGACGCCGTCGGATTCTCCGGGACCCTGCTCCTCTACGGAGGCATCTCCGTGGCGGCGTTCCTCCTCTTCTACGCCCTCGGGAGGGAATCGACGAAGCCCGCGGCCGCGGAAGAGCGCGTGACGGCGTCGCGGATCCTCGAGGTGCTGAAGGATCGAAACATCCTCCTCCTTTCGGTGCTGTTCTTCCTAGGCCTCGGACTCTTCAACGCGGTCGCGACCTGGATCGAGCCGATGGTCGAGGCACGGGGGCTGGACCTCAGCCTCGCCGGACCCATGGCAGGCCTCATGATCTTGGGCGGAATCGTCGGGGCCGTCGTGATCCCGGGGCTCGCGGACCGCTACCACACCCTGAGGCGGCCACTGCTCGCCTCCCTCGCGGTCTCCGCGGTCCTCTGGAGCCTGCTGGGCATCCTCTCCGGGCTCGTGCCGATTGCGGCGACGTTCCTCGTCCTGGGGTTCTTCTTCGTGGCGGCGCTCCCGCTCGGCCTCGAGCTTTCCGCCCGCTCGCTGGGCGGGAAAGCCGTGGGCACCGCGAACGCCGTGGTCTGGGAGTTCTCCCAGGCGGGAGGCATCGTCTTCATCGTCGGGTTCCAGGCCCTCGCTAGCCTCTTCGGTTGGGGCTCCCTGTTCTTCCTCTCGTCCGGCCTGGTGGTCGTGGGACTCGCGGTCAGCGCGCTCCTACGCGCACGGTGA